The Vibrio metoecus sequence TGGCGAGCACTGGAAAACAGTTCTGGCTGACAAAACCGTGAAAACATTTTCCGCGACCGATCACAATGCTGACTTTTATCCACGCGATGTGCGGTTAAATGCGCTCGGTGTGGCTAGTTTTACTTTGGTAATGCCAATCGGTGAAGTGGACGTTGAGTTGGGTATTATTGGTCAACACAACGTAGCCAATGCTTTGGCGGCGGCGGCGTTATCACTGGAAATGGGCGCAAGCTTGGCGGAAATTGCTCACGGTTTGGCGCATTTATCCAAAGTGAAAGGCCGAGTTGATCTGACTCACCTGCGTGACGATATCACTCTGATTGATGACAGCTACAACGCCAGTGTGCCGGCCATGAAAGCCGCAGTGGACCTGTTGGGCAGCTTTTCAGCAGTACGTTGGTTAATTTTGGGCAATATGGCGGAGTTAGGTGATGAAAGCCTTGCACTTCACCAACAAGTCGGTGAACATGCTGCACCATTCAGTTTTGAGTTTGTCCTGACGTATGGCAAGGACGCAAAAGTGATCAGCGACCTTTGCCAAGGGCATCACTTTGCTACCCATCAGGACATGATGACATTTATTGAGCAGCACATAGAACAACAACAGGGTCGCGCTCAAGTATTGTTGGTGAAAGGTGCCAACAGTGCAGGGATGAGTAAGATTGCGGCTGCTCTCAAGGAGAAATTTGCATGATTATTTGGCTTGCTGAACTGCTCCAGCCATATTTTTCGTTTTTCCGTCTATTCGAATATCTCTCATTTCGCGCTATCGTCAGCATCCTGACTGCGCTTGGGATTTCGTTGTGGATGGGGCCACGTATGATCAGACGCTTGCAGATGTTGCAGATCGGCCAAGTTGTACGTAATGAAGGGCCAGAATCTCACTTTAGTAAACGTGGTACTCCGACCATGGGCGGCGTGATGATCCTCGCCGCCATCACCATTACTGTGCTGTTGTGGGCCGATCTGACTAACCCTTATGTTTGGGCTGTGCTTGCGGTACTGCTCGGTTACGGTGCGGTTGGTTTTGTGGATGATTACCGCAAAGTGGTACGCAAAAATACCGATGGCTTGATCGCGCGTTGGAAATACTTCTGGCAATCTGCGATTGCTTTAGTGGTTGCTTTTGCGCTCTATGCCCATGGTCAAGATACCGCGGCAACGCAGCTAGTGGTGCCTTTCTTTAAAGACGTGATGCCACAACTGGGCTTGATGTACATCGTGTTGACCTATTTTGTGATTGTCGGAACCAGTAACGCGGTGAACTTGACCGATGGTCTAGATGGTTTGGCGATTATGCCGACTGTGTTGGTGTCTGCTGGTTTTGCGGTCATTGCATGGGCAACTGGCAACGTTAATTTTGCCAACTATCTGCACATTCCTTATATCCCACATACTTCTGAACTGGTCGTGGTGTGTACCGCGATGGTTGGTGCAGGCTTAGGCTTCTTGTGGTTTAACACTTACCCTGCTCAAGTGTTTATGGGTGATGTTGGCGCGTTGGCATTAGGTGGTGCGTTAGGCACTATCGCGGTACTGGTTCGCCAAGAGTTCGTGTTAGTGATCATGGGCGGTGTGTTCGTGATGGAAACCCTATCAGTGATTTTGCAAGTCGGTTCTTACAAGCTGCGTGGACAACGCATCTTCCGTATGGCACCGATTCACCATCACTACGAATTAAAAGGCTGGCCAGAACCACGCGTGATCGTGCGTTTTTGGATCATCTCTATCGTTTTAGTATTGATTGGCTTAGCGACACTCAAAGTACGCTAAGTGGATTAAGGATGTAAATTTCAATGGACCGTTGGCAAGGCATACAGCATGTGGTCGTCGTAGGGCTCGGGATTACCGGGCTCTCTGTCGTTAATTATCTGCGAAAATATCATCCGTCAGTGACTATTCAGGTCATTGATACTCGTGCAACGCCACCGGGGCAAGAGCAGCTTCCAGCTGAAGTAGCACTGCATTGTGGCGGTTGGAATCTTGAGTGGTTACTCAGTGCCGATTTGGTGGTCACCAATCCGGGCATTGCGTTGGCGACTGCTGAGATTCAACAAGTGCTTGCGGCTGGCATTTCCGTGGTCGGTGATATTGAGCTGTTTGCATGGCATGTGGATAAGCCCGTCATCGCAATCACTGGCTCGAATGGCAAAAGTACCGTAACCGATTTGAGTGGTGTACTGGCCAAGGCAGCAGGAGTGAAAGCCGCGGTAGGTGGCAACATTGGTGTGCCTGCACTGGATTTGATTTCTCCAGAAGTTGAACTGTATGTGCTTGAGCTATCGAGTTTCCAACTTGAAACCACCTCTAGCTTAAAACTGAAAGCCGCTGCGTTTCTCAATCTGTCTGAAGATCACATGGATCGCTATCAGGGGATGGAGGACTACCGCCAAGCCAAACTGCGCATTTTCGATCATGCCGAAACCGCAGTGGTGAATGCCGATGATGTGCAGACGTTTCCTGATCATGCGGCGCATCTGCAAGTGGTGACGTTTGGTGTTGAGCAAGCTGCACAATTTAGCGTAGCGGAACATCAAGGTCGTGAATATCTCTTTGCACGCGATGAAGCCGTGATGGCGTGTGCTGAGCTGAGTTTGGTTGGCCGTCATAACGTGGCAAACGTACTGACTGTGTTGGCTTTGCTTGATTCAGCAGGAGTAAGCAGCCGTTTAGCTTTGGATGCACTGAAGTCTTACACGGGTTTGACACACCGCTGCCAAGTGGTTGCCGATAATCACGGTATTAAATGGGTCAATGATTCTAAAGCGACCAACGTAGCAAGTACGCAGGCGGCTCTGTCAGGTCTTAAAATCGAAGGGCAACTCTATTTACTGGTCGGTGGGGTTGGTAAAGGTGCTGATTTCTCACCACTTGCTCCGATCTTGGCGACATTGCCTGTGCAGTTGTGCTGTTTTGGTGTGGATGGTGACAAGTTTATGTCGCTGCACCCTTCAGCTCGTTTTTATGACTCGATGGAGAGCATTATTCGCTCGATTCGTCCACAGTTGAAAAGCGGCGATATGGTTCTGCTTTCTCCTGCTTGTGCGAGCTTTGATCAATTCAAAAATTTTATGGCGCGTGGGGATATTTTTGCCCAACTCGCTCGGCAATACGCCTAACAACAGGTAGTTCAGCTTGTTTTTATCCAGACCTTTTACAAAACTTCGCCACTGGCTGAGCTCGGCTTCGCCAGAGGCTCTGTTTGACCGCCAATTGGTCTGGATTGCGTTTGGCTTGATGCTGATTGGTCTCGTAATGGTGACATCTGCTTCTTTTCCAATCAGCTCTCGCCTGACTGATCAACCTTTCCACTTTATGTTCCGTCACGCCATCTTTCTACTATTGGCTCTTGTCACCTCCAGTTTGGTACTGCAGGTTCCGTTAGAGCGTTGGATGAAATACAGCTCACTGCTACTCGGGATCTCCTTTTTTTTGTTGGTTGTGGTGCTGGTAGCGGGTAAATCGGTGAACGGTGCATCACGTTGGATCCCGTTAGGGTTGTTTAACCTTCAACCTGCGGAAGTGGCCAAGCTGTCACTATTTATTTTCATGTCTGGTTATTTGGTGCGCAAACATGACGAAGTTCGTCAGACGTTTTTTGGCGGATTTTTAAAACCGATCATGGTGTTTGGTACGCTCGCCGTATTGCTGCTTGGGCAGCCAGACTTGGGAACGGTGATCGTAATGTTGGTCACGCTGTTTGGCATGTTGTTTATCGCAGGTGCGAAACTCTCCCAGTTTTTGGCATTAATGGTCGCAGGCGTACTGGCGGTGGTCGCCTTGATTGCTGCAGAACCCTATCGTATTCGTCGTGTGACTTCCTTTCTTGACCCATGGGAAGATCCGTTCGGCAGTGGCTATCAGCTCACTCAATCTTTGATGGCGTTTGGCCGTGGTGAATGGTTTGGGCAAGGCTTGGGCAATTCGATTCAAAAGCTCGAATACTTACCCGAAGCGCACACCGACTTTGTGTTTGCCGTATTGGCCGAAGAACTCGGTTTTGTTGGCGTGGTATTAGTGCTGGTGTTGATTTTTAGCTTGGTACTGAAAGCCATTTTTATTGGTAAGAAAGCCTTCCAACATGATCAGCAGTTTGGCGGTTATCTCGCGTTTGGTATTGGTATTTGGTTTGCTTTCCAAACCTTGGTTAACGTTGGTGCAGCGGCAGGTATGGTTCCGACTAAAGGTCTAACGCTACCGCTGATCAGTTACGGTGGTTCTAGTTTAATTATTATGTCAGTGGCGGTGTCGATTTTACTGCGTATCGATCATGAATGCCGTTTAGCGGATCGCCACACACCAGAAGAAATCACAGTTGATGAACAAGAATAAAAAATTAATGGTGATGGCCGGAGGTACTGGCGGTCACGTGTTTCCCGGTTTAGCCGTGGCGAAACAACTACAGCAACAAGGCTGGCAAATTCGTTGGTTGGGAACGGCTGACCGAATGGAAGCGGACTTGGTTCCTAAACACGGCATTGAGATTGACTTTATTCAGGTCAAAGGGCTGCGTGGTCAAGGATTTATGCGTTTGCTCAAAGCGCCGTTCCAAATTGTGAATGCGATTTTGCAAGCGCGCCGCCATTTACTGGCTTATCAGCCTGATGCGGTACTCGGTATGGGCGGCTATGTGAGTGGTCCTGGTGGTATTGCCGCTTGGCTACTGGGTATTCCCGTGGTGCTGCATGAACAAAATGCCGTTGCGGGTTTAACCAATCAATGGTTGGCAAAAATTGCTCGCCGTGTGTTTCAAGCGTTCCCAGGAGCATTCACTGACGCGCCTGTAGTGGGTAACCCAGTACGTCAAGATGTGGTGCAACTTGACGAGCCAGAGCAACGTTTTGCGCAGCGTAGTGGTGCGATCCGAATTTTGGTGATGGGCGGTAGCCAAGGCGCTCGCATTTTGAATCAAACTATGCCAGCGGTAATGGCAGCGCTAGGTGAGGGGTATGAAATCCGTCATCAAGCAGGAAAAAACAGCCAACAAGAAGTCGCAGAGGCTTATGCGGCAGCTGATGTTGTGGACGCACAAGTTACCGAATTTATCGACGATGTGGCAGAGGCCTATAGCTGGGCGGACTTACTGATTTGTCGTTCAGGTGCATTGACGGTTTCTGAAGTGTCGGCAGCGGGAGTCGGTGCAATTTTTATCCCTTTCATGCATAAAGATCGCCAGCAAGCACTCAACGCTGATCATTTAGTGGCCTGTGGAGCCGCCAAAATGATTGAACAGCCCGATTTGAGCGTGGAAAAGCTCGCTCAAATGGTACGCCAACTCGATCGAACACAATTATTGTCTATGGCACAGCAGGCGCGCCAAGCTGCCAAATTAGATGCTGACAAGGTGGTGGCGCAAGCGATCATCGCCATTACAGAATAACGAGAACAGAATTATGACGATTAAACACACTCAAGATCTTGCCCAAATTCGCGCTATGGTGCCGGAGATGCGCCGTGTTAAAGCGATCCACTTTATTGGTATCGGTGGGGCAGGAATGAGCGGGATTGCCGAAGTGCTGCTCAACGAAGGCTACCAAATTTCAGGTTCCGACTTAGCGGCAAATCCAGTCACTGAGCGATTAGCGGAAAAAGGTGCGACGATTTTTATTGGCCATGAAGCGCAGAATATCGAACGTGCCAGCGTAGTGGTGGTTTCCACCGCCATCAATGAACAGAATCCTGAAATCCAAGCTGCACGTGAAAAGCGCATCCCGATTGTACGCCGCGCCGAAATGCTGGCTGAACTGATGCGTTTTCGTCACGGTATCGCAGTCGCCGGAACCCATGGCAAAACCACTACCACGGCACTGGTGACACAGATTTATTCTGAAGCGGGATTGGATCCTACCTTTGTGAATGGCGGTTTGGTAAAAAGTGCTGGCACCAATGCGCGCTTAGGTTCTAGCCGTATTTTGATCGCTGAAGCAGATGAGAGTGATGCGTCATTCCTGCATCTGCAACCTATGGTGACCATTGTCACCAATATCGAAGCCGATCATATGGATACTTACGGCGGCGATTTTGAAAACCTTAAACAGACCTTTATCGACTTTCTGCATAACCTGCCTTTTTACGGCCAAGCGATTTTGTGTATTGATGATCCGGTGATTCGTGAGCTTATTCCGCGTGTTAGCCGCCAAGTGATCACTTATGGATTCTCAGAAGATGCCGACGTGCGTATTGAAAATTACCGCCAGAATGGTCAGCAGGGCCAATTTACCGTGGTACGTAAAGGCAAAGCGAATTTAGATATCACATTGAATATTCCTGGGCGTCATAATGCACTTAATGCATCAGCGGCTATTGCGGTTGCGACCGAAGATGACATCAGCGATGAAGCGATTTTACGTGCTATGGCCAATACCCAAGGCACTGGCCGTCGTTTTGATCATCTAGGTGAGTTTGAAACTGGCAATGGAGTGGCAATGCTGGTGGATGATTACGGTCACCACCCAACCGAAGTGGATGTGACGATTAAAGCGGCGCGTAATGGCTGGGCTGAAAAACGTTTAGTGATGATTTTCCAGCCGCATCGTTACACTC is a genomic window containing:
- a CDS encoding UDP-N-acetylmuramoyl-tripeptide--D-alanyl-D-alanine ligase, producing the protein MIRVMLSQLCSVLNARLIGADRAISAVSTDSRTIPAEALFVALVGERFDAHDFASQAVTGGAVALLVERELDADCSQLVVADTKQALGQLGAWVHAQCQTPTVAITGSCGKTTVKEMVASILSQKGQVLYTQGNFNNDIGVPLTLLRSTVEDDYAVIELGANHIGEIAYTTALVKPDVALVNNVAAAHLEGFGSIEGVKRAKGEIYQGLREGAVAIVNLDSNGGEHWKTVLADKTVKTFSATDHNADFYPRDVRLNALGVASFTLVMPIGEVDVELGIIGQHNVANALAAAALSLEMGASLAEIAHGLAHLSKVKGRVDLTHLRDDITLIDDSYNASVPAMKAAVDLLGSFSAVRWLILGNMAELGDESLALHQQVGEHAAPFSFEFVLTYGKDAKVISDLCQGHHFATHQDMMTFIEQHIEQQQGRAQVLLVKGANSAGMSKIAAALKEKFA
- the mraY gene encoding phospho-N-acetylmuramoyl-pentapeptide-transferase; the protein is MIIWLAELLQPYFSFFRLFEYLSFRAIVSILTALGISLWMGPRMIRRLQMLQIGQVVRNEGPESHFSKRGTPTMGGVMILAAITITVLLWADLTNPYVWAVLAVLLGYGAVGFVDDYRKVVRKNTDGLIARWKYFWQSAIALVVAFALYAHGQDTAATQLVVPFFKDVMPQLGLMYIVLTYFVIVGTSNAVNLTDGLDGLAIMPTVLVSAGFAVIAWATGNVNFANYLHIPYIPHTSELVVVCTAMVGAGLGFLWFNTYPAQVFMGDVGALALGGALGTIAVLVRQEFVLVIMGGVFVMETLSVILQVGSYKLRGQRIFRMAPIHHHYELKGWPEPRVIVRFWIISIVLVLIGLATLKVR
- the murD gene encoding UDP-N-acetylmuramoyl-L-alanine--D-glutamate ligase, giving the protein MDRWQGIQHVVVVGLGITGLSVVNYLRKYHPSVTIQVIDTRATPPGQEQLPAEVALHCGGWNLEWLLSADLVVTNPGIALATAEIQQVLAAGISVVGDIELFAWHVDKPVIAITGSNGKSTVTDLSGVLAKAAGVKAAVGGNIGVPALDLISPEVELYVLELSSFQLETTSSLKLKAAAFLNLSEDHMDRYQGMEDYRQAKLRIFDHAETAVVNADDVQTFPDHAAHLQVVTFGVEQAAQFSVAEHQGREYLFARDEAVMACAELSLVGRHNVANVLTVLALLDSAGVSSRLALDALKSYTGLTHRCQVVADNHGIKWVNDSKATNVASTQAALSGLKIEGQLYLLVGGVGKGADFSPLAPILATLPVQLCCFGVDGDKFMSLHPSARFYDSMESIIRSIRPQLKSGDMVLLSPACASFDQFKNFMARGDIFAQLARQYA
- the ftsW gene encoding cell division protein FtsW encodes the protein MFLSRPFTKLRHWLSSASPEALFDRQLVWIAFGLMLIGLVMVTSASFPISSRLTDQPFHFMFRHAIFLLLALVTSSLVLQVPLERWMKYSSLLLGISFFLLVVVLVAGKSVNGASRWIPLGLFNLQPAEVAKLSLFIFMSGYLVRKHDEVRQTFFGGFLKPIMVFGTLAVLLLGQPDLGTVIVMLVTLFGMLFIAGAKLSQFLALMVAGVLAVVALIAAEPYRIRRVTSFLDPWEDPFGSGYQLTQSLMAFGRGEWFGQGLGNSIQKLEYLPEAHTDFVFAVLAEELGFVGVVLVLVLIFSLVLKAIFIGKKAFQHDQQFGGYLAFGIGIWFAFQTLVNVGAAAGMVPTKGLTLPLISYGGSSLIIMSVAVSILLRIDHECRLADRHTPEEITVDEQE
- the murG gene encoding undecaprenyldiphospho-muramoylpentapeptide beta-N-acetylglucosaminyltransferase, which encodes MNKNKKLMVMAGGTGGHVFPGLAVAKQLQQQGWQIRWLGTADRMEADLVPKHGIEIDFIQVKGLRGQGFMRLLKAPFQIVNAILQARRHLLAYQPDAVLGMGGYVSGPGGIAAWLLGIPVVLHEQNAVAGLTNQWLAKIARRVFQAFPGAFTDAPVVGNPVRQDVVQLDEPEQRFAQRSGAIRILVMGGSQGARILNQTMPAVMAALGEGYEIRHQAGKNSQQEVAEAYAAADVVDAQVTEFIDDVAEAYSWADLLICRSGALTVSEVSAAGVGAIFIPFMHKDRQQALNADHLVACGAAKMIEQPDLSVEKLAQMVRQLDRTQLLSMAQQARQAAKLDADKVVAQAIIAITE
- the murC gene encoding UDP-N-acetylmuramate--L-alanine ligase, coding for MTIKHTQDLAQIRAMVPEMRRVKAIHFIGIGGAGMSGIAEVLLNEGYQISGSDLAANPVTERLAEKGATIFIGHEAQNIERASVVVVSTAINEQNPEIQAAREKRIPIVRRAEMLAELMRFRHGIAVAGTHGKTTTTALVTQIYSEAGLDPTFVNGGLVKSAGTNARLGSSRILIAEADESDASFLHLQPMVTIVTNIEADHMDTYGGDFENLKQTFIDFLHNLPFYGQAILCIDDPVIRELIPRVSRQVITYGFSEDADVRIENYRQNGQQGQFTVVRKGKANLDITLNIPGRHNALNASAAIAVATEDDISDEAILRAMANTQGTGRRFDHLGEFETGNGVAMLVDDYGHHPTEVDVTIKAARNGWAEKRLVMIFQPHRYTRTRDLYDDFANVLEQVDVLIMLDVYSAGEKPIAGADGRSLCRTIRSRGKIDPIFVPDSQTLPAVLANILQEGDLVLTQGAGDVGKVARHLAALELNIANMQQI